caaaccacaacactgttcatccctcccccttctctgtaaacgtgctgacgttgaaacgccattggctttGACAATGAGAACCAATtttcttgaagaaggcgtgttgctctcctttgggccgccgagggacggggtgggggcggtgtatcccccagctaacactaattggatttgatggggtacaattggcaaccatatttggagaaaaggggaaaaatctgaaatagattaaaaataagtaaataaataaaataattattgtacagttatacaaggttttggtacagagtgccgggccatcaactgtatattataAAACCCGACTATAAGCAACAAAGTAGGTGAGAACACACCATTTGTCCCCATTGCCATCATCATTGCcatattgtttattcatttgaattgtttGTTAGCCATAATTCCATCACTTATTTGCATTATGTTTCATTACAGTTCACATAACATCGGCATCTCTGGGTAAAGGAAAATACTGACAAGTATTAtaagtttagttaattgtttatTGGGTTAGTTCTATGTTTTATAATTACAGTCTTCTTCGTTTCCAATCCTAACATACTCACCATGTGGTCCAGAGGCAAAAGGAGGAAGCAGctaaacacttcctgtatttGTATGCTAGGTGACATCATGAGTGATGTCACGGGACCAGACcaagtaggggggggggggggggaaatgtttCGTaagttatgtatgtatattgatTGTGATTTGTTTATGTGATTACAGATATATGTTATATAGTAAGCCATGTGAACGGTTTCGGTTGGGCTAAATGAGGACAAGGAATGGTTAATAATTGTATCACTTACCTGTGTTCAGGAGAGACATTGGTATAACCTAGATTGTCTGGGTTTGGGGTTGATTGAAGGCCTATTTAAAGAGTTGCTGTTTAGCTGCTGGGAAGGTGGGACGTCAGTATGTAGCTGGGTACACGTCacttgtttttgtaaataaaacaccTTTTGTGATGCCGGGACAAGTCTCTGTCGTCTGCCTCCTACCAAACTTCTTGCCACTCTGGTCAGGCTTCCTaacacaatgttttaacacaaagatcttaCCTATAAGAGTATCCGGCTCTTCCAAGCCCAGACTTCCAAAAAACACTCTGTCCTTACTGCATGACCTGGCAGGCTGTAAGCTGTATTACTGTGTACACGGTCCGCTTCACCTTTGGTAGCTCTGAGTTTGACCTGCGATGTTCCCGCTGTGCCGCTGCGGTCTACTGTAGCCTACTCCCCGTGTTCCACAAACGGATGACGTCGTCTTTTCCAGGGACCGCAAAGGGAAATGAAGTCGACCATCAGGTTGGTGGTTACGAAAGCAAACAGCCAATGGATATCTGTGAGCTGGTAGTGAATACCCATTTACACAATCACTGGTCAAATGTGCCTGCAATGATAATAACCTGCTGCAACTGTATTACACATGTTGAAATCTGgctttttttccatcttttttttttttttttttttttgcaggcttTCCTGTTTTAATCAGCTACTGGGCTTTAAAAACCTTTTGTGTGCcagtttgttttattacaaCCAAGAACCAATTAAGTAATAATTACTCAGACTTTATTCATTGTTATTCTAATGTTGAATGTTTACTCCAGCATTATCCAGGAAggttaaaatttaaaaagttttaatttaaattttaaaagttaaaataCATGTGGGGCATTGGGTTATTTCGAAATCAAAGAAGGTACTTGGATTGGGCGACATAAAAAGTCTTGATTCTAAAATAATCTGTGTAAGAAGCTGAATCGAATCGGGGCTGCTGGAAAACCGTAGACTGAGCGAAATGTGCGAGAGGTTCGACGGCAGGGCTATATTCTATCACTGTATCTACAGGAGAATCGTGCACTTGAAATAACTTGTAATAAAAACGTTGCTGATGATGAAAAGTAGTCGACATTATAAACGTGTAAGGTCGACTGATTTCCTTCAGTTAGCACATCCTTTCCTTTCTGTCGGTTCCAACTGAACTGTACACATACTGCACTTAGGCTGTGTGGGCTATCTTTGTGTTTGTATTACACATGTAATGTAGTCTATACGTTTAAAACCATCGCGCCTTCTTTATAGCATACTTGTCAGGTAGGTTTTTAAATagcaccttttaaaaaaaaatacttcggCGTGATTGGCAAGCTTCTGACACGCACTTGAAATAGTTTTTGAATTTGTTACGTCCCACTTTCTCCGTGCCAGCATTTTGCATTGGTTTTGTGGCTAAATGTAGCCCAAACTGTCGTTTATGCAAGGTACAAAGTACGCAGTCGATTTTGGAATACTTTTGTCGAGacatttataatttaaaaagaaacccCAGAGGAAATGTATTATAGCTAATACACACCATAAAATGAGATTTCATATTTTGCACCAATAGGAACCAGGAGTTCGCTGTCTCCTCTAACTTCCACCAATTGGAAAGTTCCAGGCACAGTATAAAAGTACTTTTTGTTGCGCTGATTTGACATTGCTGTGTTGGCGGGGACCCGTTGCGCGCCTTAAGTCGACGGAGCTGAATAATAAGCAAAAAATCTCTTTACTCTTACGAGAGTAATTGTATCATTTAGACCACTCGCTTTCTGTTCTAAAGGAAAATATGGTAagcggttttcttttcttttttatataacgACTTTCTTACAATGTTCCAACCTATTTTGAAAAGGCGCCAAAGattcaatataaaatgttacatttgctGCTAAGATCAAGTTTGAAACTGCTTGTGTGCTACATCATTGATTtcctattttttaaaatgttacattgtaCCCGAAATGGCTAGATGTTAGTTCAGGAAATTCAGCGAAGCCGACACTAATGTAGCCTACTCGTCAAACACGCAGACTTTGAAAAGTCTAAATGGGGAAAGGTTTCCATCTACAAAGTGCTGTGAAACTTTTTTATAACGTATTTATATAAATTCCCGAAGAAGTGAGCCAGTATTTGAATTGTCTGAGGTGTACGCTCATTTTGCGTAAAGCAGGAATTTTAGGAATCTTCCGAAGAGGCCCGCGTTTGCCTCTGGTGTAGAGGAAGTGGGTAGGTGGGGGGTTTgaatgggggatggggggtaaCAGCAGCTGACGGGTCCTGAGCTACATTGAGTTGGAGAGTCCTGCTTTTCGATTGTGAACATTCGCTAATGTCTTACCTTTTTTTTGTGAATCGATGGGTCCTTCACAAAGTTATGCGCCCATCAAAACAATAGCCTAATTGATTATTACAACAGTTGCGACTGGTGTACTTTATTGACAATTTAAAGTGGAGGTCTGGACGCCTAGTGCCTTGAGTGGGGGCATTTGTAAAGTAGGCTATAGTTACGATATTCCTTTCATAATCATAAACGTACTGTCTTCTCGATCGTTCGCACTGGGTACAAAGTACGCAAACATGTGCCTTTGTACTTGAAAATTCTCAACTGTTCCAGTAGGTTGGATGATAAATCCGGGCATGTGCTGACGAGGACAACCCGGATCTTTTTTTCTCAAGACTAGGCAAACTCCGCCCATGAAGTGTTTGCTTTCTCAAACTTGcgcaaaaatgtataaaaccgGATTGGGTTGGGTGCTCCTGTCTCAGATATACTGTGGTTTCGGCTTACTGGTTTCATTATTGCACTTGCTTTTTTCCCAGACTAGGCCTACACATTTCGCAACAGCTATTGTTGTCAGTTTACTTTAatataatgtctttttttttttttcaaaaaaaaaaaaaattccactgGCTCCCCACGGGCCTCTAATCCAGATGAAGGTGTGTCGCCCAAACGATTTGAAATCGAGAAGTTACTTTTTAGTTAGGGGCGTATCTGTCGGGTGTAATTTCGGAACGACCAACACCGTTATTCCAGGTTCCCTTTGCCACCCCTTGTTggaagtatttcaatccaaataACGGCCCGGCAGTAAATGGCACAATGGAGGCAGGTCGTTTTACCAGGGACTATATGTTGAAGGTCACTCCACACAACTGAATCTCCACACTCCCCGTTTTGCTGTTTTGGGAACCTAGTTCATGTCAGGCATTTGCAGGCATGCCAGTTaactttttaaatgcttttgtttAACTTGACTGGTAATTGTGAAAACGGACTCTCTGTTTAGTCTACATGCATTAAAGGTCAGATCAGTTTCAAACCCCTGTGTGAAGTCTTTCATGGGTGTACAACTAAATGTAAGCTTTGAAGAATATAATGGAGGAATGGACTGAACAATGTTCATATTCTTTGTGCTGATGACAGAATTCCCTTGTGATCAGTCATAAGCTTGGCCTCCAGTTCAGGGCCCTCAGGAATAAATTCCCCAGGAATACTTCTCACTGTAGTTGTGACTGCACTGGAGACTGAAAAGTCCAACCACGTGGTGACCATTATATCCAGAATTCAGATGACCAACTGTAGGGGAAATCGGGGTATATTGTCACTTTTCACTCTCTTACATTTCTTAGGTGCAGTCCATCACAATGGAATACATGACATATTAAATGAAAGTCGtagttacatattttgcattcattacatattcatatcttatttcagcACAGAGTTGAATTTAAGTAGAGGGTGTGACAAGTTGCCACACTATGTGGGGTAAGTTTGAACCAAGTCATAGAATCTCCCACccaatttaaaattcaaaaccaaaGGACCAACGGTGTGAATCTGGGAGGTGAGGACTATCCTCACCTCAGATTAGTGTAATTTTGACCATAAACAGGAAGTTAACCTCACAAAATGGCTATTCAGTTTGAGGTAGTGCCTTTTGTTTCGGATAAATGAGCAGTGTGACAACTTGCCCACGTGACAACCCCGCTCTCCCCTACTTCACATCAGAAATGATAATTGCGTTTCACCTTTCCCAATCATTGCTTCTGTGTCAAACTTCGACTGAACGTATAAGTTGGTTGTGTGGCTTTcccccatttttttttaacaccgTTTTGAGTTTGGGATTCATTTCACGAGTTTTGATGTTGTTGGCCTGCAGCGAGAGTGTATCTCCATCCATGTGGGCCAGGCCGGTGTGCAGACtggcaatgcatgctgggagctctTCTGTCTGGAGCATGGGGTGGGGCCGGACGGGGTGGTGCAGGACGTGCCGACGGGGCCTAACTCCCGCGAGGACCCCTTCAATACGTTCTTCAACACCGGGAGCTCAGGCCGCCATATTCCCAGGGCCATATTTGTGGACCTTGAGCCGACCGTGGTGGGTAAGCAGCCCCCCCCATTAAcgttttctctgtgtttctttCCCCTCCCTGCATCGTGTGTGTGCTTCGTGTAGCGTGAGTGCATCTCCATCCACGTGGGCCAGGCGGGAGTGCAAATtggcaatgcatgctgggaactcTACTGCCTGGAGCATGGCATCCAGCCCGATGGCAATATGCCGAGCGACAAGACCATTGGTGGCGGGGACGACTCCTTTAACACTTTCTTCAGTGAGACGGGCTCGGGGAAGCATGTGCCCAGGGCTGTGTTTGTGGACCTGGAGCCGGCTGTCATTGGTAAGTGTAGTGAGCCAGACCAAGAGACCGAGAGGGACGGGGCACAAATTTAGTCTTAGTCATCAGCGCCATGCCAGCCAGATCCAATTCCAATGCTACTAACTTTTCAATCGTTCTCCCAAATAAATGTGCTCGTCTGCTTACGGAGGTAAGTGTTGTACCAAACCCAAAGACTTCCAAATATTCCAAAggatatacatttatatatgatTGACTTGGATATTTAATTCTGTTTACTGGGTGGAGGACCACTTGTGCAGTCCCCATGTGGACTAGACGTTCCCATTAATTTAGTTGACTCAGCAATGGATGGGTATCAGAGACTCTGCGCTAGTTTGGATTTGGTTTTATGGTACAAAGCAGTTTGATGCGGGTTCAGTGTGCCTTGTTCCAAAGCAGAAGACATGAGACAACTCATAACTACCCATCTTTGTGCATtatcatttgttttcttttccctgAATTGATTAGGCATGGCTGTTTGGCTGGAGAAAATTGACACCCAGCTTGATGAATCTTCATGACCCGTATATTTCTTATTTCACATTGCATGATGCCAGTATGCTTTCCTGTGCTCCAGTTTCCATGCTTAATGCTTGCAATAGCATACTACTTTTGCTTGGAAAGTTAACCTTTCAGTGGCACAATATTAACATTGGTGTGTTTTACAGCTTGGTCTCTTGTGTGCCGTGCTTATCTGATTGGAGCTACAAGGAGTCAGACTAGTTTGAACCGGTCATAAGATTTTGCTCTACGCTAAGACCCAAGGATTGTCTGCTCTAAGTAACTTTCAGAATGTAGCGTCTGCTCATTTTTGGTTTCTTCACCTTGTTCCCGTCCCAAGTCGGAAGCGGTGTTAAAGCACCAGGGTGCTGCCTGCATCCCGTACATTGGGTTCCGTGACCTGCAGTTTTCGGTAAACTTCTGTTTCTCCTGGTTTTTAGATGAGGTTAGGAGCGGAGCGTACCGTCAGCTCTTCCACCCTGAGCAGCTCATCTCTGGAAAGGAAGACGCGGCCAACAACTACGCCCGCGGCCACTACACTGTGGGGAAGGAGATAATCGACACAGTCCTGGAGCGCGTGCGCAAACTGGTATGCTCATCTCCGTTTTATATTGAGACCAGTTTTGGTCTTTGTGGGCAACCGGCGAGTGggtcaaaatacaaattaattcattagaatggaggggggggggggatgatgaACATCAACTTGACCTTTGGTAGAGTAGCTAACCGCCTGTTTTAGGCTCATTAAAAAAGATTGCATATGAACTTTGGATTGTCTCCCTACCCTTTTGTGAAGTTACTGCATTGACACTTCACTGTACTTGTACAGCTTATGCATTTTTGATAGTGGCTTAAGGTTGATCTTTGCACTCTTCCCTCAGACAGACCAGTGTACAGGGCTGCAGGGCTTCCTCATCTTCCACAGCTTCGGTGGGGGCACGGGCTCAGGGTTCACCTCCCTTCTAATGGAGCGTCTGTCTGTGGACTATGGCAAGAAGTCCAAGTTGGAGTTTGCCATCTACCCGGCCCCCCAGATCTCCACGGCTGTGGTGGAGCCCTACAATTCCATCCTGaccacccacaccaccctggAGCACTCTGACTGCGCTTTCATGGTCGACAACGAGGCCATCTACGACATCTGCCGCAGGAACCTGGACATTGAGCGCCCCACCTACACCAACCTGAACCGGCTCATCGGCCAGATCGTGTCGTCGATCACCGCTTCCCTGCGCTTTGACGGGGCCCTGAACGTGGACCTGACAGAGTTCCAGACCAATCTGGTTCCCTACCCCCGCATCCACTTCCCCCTGGTCACCTACTCGCCCATCATTTCTGCTGAGAAGGCCTACCACGAGCAGCTGTCGGTGGCCGAGATCACCAGCGCCTGCTTTGAGCCGGCCAATCAGATGGTGAAGTGCGACCCGCGCCACGGCAAGTACATGGCCTGCTGCATGCTGTACCGCGGTGACGTGGTGCCCAAGGACGTCAACGCCGCCATCGCCAACATCAAGACCAAACGCTCCATCCAGTTTGTAGACTGGTGTCCCACTGGCTTCAAGGTGAGTCATCTCAAAGCCACCTGGGCCCAGGTTTATTGCTTCTTCCtcaacttttattattatttttttactttctctCCTTAACCCCTATCTCTCTTACGTGTTCTTCTCTTCCATTAGGTGGGCATCAACTACCAGCCCCCCACCGCGGTGCCCGGAGGAGACCTGGCCAAGGTGCAGAGGGCCGTGTGCATGCTGAGCAACACCACTGCCATCGCCGAGGCCTGGGCCCGCCTGGACCACAAGTTCGACCTGATGTACGCCAAGCGGGCCTTCGTGCACTGGTACGTGGGAGAGGGCATGGAGGAGGGGGAGTTCTCCGAGGCACGGGAGGACCTGGCGGCCCTGGAGAAGGATTACGAGGAGGTGGGCACGGACTCTGTGGAAGGGGACGAGGAGGGCGAGGAGTACTAGGAGTCGTCCTGCCAATGTGTCATTGCCAGAGAAAAGGGATCACGGTCTTGTCTGTCTTCTGAACCTGTCCACTAAAATGTCTTATACTGTCCTTCTCCAAGGGCCAATTGCAGAAAACTGTTGAATTATTACCTGGTCTGTGAGCCGACCATGTTACAGCTGTGATATCCATTTGGGCTGCAGTTCCGCTACTTGTTTGCAGTTTTGAGCATGGTGTCTTCCAAATGAATCATTTTTAATTCCTTCTCTACTTTGCAATTGACCCTCTGTACTTTTGAATAAACACCGTGCACAAACATTGCTTGgttattcttcttttttcttttcttaaaataaaattttgcgTCACATAATCAATACTACTCGGAACTTGTCTGGAGAAGTATCTTCCATATAATACAACTTAAAGCTGCAGTTAATAAAACGGGGTACCACAAAGCTGACTACGCCACTCTTGCCACGTGGCCAGTCGATTGAGAGCGTGACAGGATCAAAGGATCCATATTCCTGTCGCCCAGCCTGCAGAGTAACCCCC
Above is a genomic segment from Conger conger chromosome 10, fConCon1.1, whole genome shotgun sequence containing:
- the LOC133138394 gene encoding tubulin alpha-8 chain-like isoform X1; its protein translation is MRECISIHVGQAGVQTGNACWELFCLEHGVGPDGVVQDVPTGPNSREDPFNTFFNTGSSGRHIPRAIFVDLEPTVVDEVRSGAYRQLFHPEQLISGKEDAANNYARGHYTVGKEIIDTVLERVRKLTDQCTGLQGFLIFHSFGGGTGSGFTSLLMERLSVDYGKKSKLEFAIYPAPQISTAVVEPYNSILTTHTTLEHSDCAFMVDNEAIYDICRRNLDIERPTYTNLNRLIGQIVSSITASLRFDGALNVDLTEFQTNLVPYPRIHFPLVTYSPIISAEKAYHEQLSVAEITSACFEPANQMVKCDPRHGKYMACCMLYRGDVVPKDVNAAIANIKTKRSIQFVDWCPTGFKVGINYQPPTAVPGGDLAKVQRAVCMLSNTTAIAEAWARLDHKFDLMYAKRAFVHWYVGEGMEEGEFSEAREDLAALEKDYEEVGTDSVEGDEEGEEY
- the LOC133138394 gene encoding tubulin alpha chain, testis-specific-like isoform X2, yielding MRECISIHVGQAGVQIGNACWELYCLEHGIQPDGNMPSDKTIGGGDDSFNTFFSETGSGKHVPRAVFVDLEPAVIDEVRSGAYRQLFHPEQLISGKEDAANNYARGHYTVGKEIIDTVLERVRKLTDQCTGLQGFLIFHSFGGGTGSGFTSLLMERLSVDYGKKSKLEFAIYPAPQISTAVVEPYNSILTTHTTLEHSDCAFMVDNEAIYDICRRNLDIERPTYTNLNRLIGQIVSSITASLRFDGALNVDLTEFQTNLVPYPRIHFPLVTYSPIISAEKAYHEQLSVAEITSACFEPANQMVKCDPRHGKYMACCMLYRGDVVPKDVNAAIANIKTKRSIQFVDWCPTGFKVGINYQPPTAVPGGDLAKVQRAVCMLSNTTAIAEAWARLDHKFDLMYAKRAFVHWYVGEGMEEGEFSEAREDLAALEKDYEEVGTDSVEGDEEGEEY